The Chryseobacterium sp. 52 genome includes a region encoding these proteins:
- the fsa gene encoding fructose-6-phosphate aldolase, whose amino-acid sequence MKFFIDTANLEQIKEAKDLGILDGVTTNPSLMAKEGIQGKEAINNHYKTICELVDGDISAEVLSTTYEEMIKEGDELAAIHPNIVVKIPMIKDGIKALKYFSDKGIRTNCTLIFSAGQALLAAKAGATYVSPFLGRLDDISTDGLNLIQEIRLIFDNYMYETEILAASIRHQMHIIDCAKIGADVITSPLPPILSLLKHPLTDSGLAQFIADSQKLA is encoded by the coding sequence ATGAAATTTTTTATTGACACAGCCAACTTAGAGCAGATTAAAGAAGCAAAAGACCTTGGAATTTTAGATGGTGTAACCACCAACCCTTCATTAATGGCAAAAGAAGGAATTCAGGGGAAGGAAGCGATCAACAACCATTACAAAACAATTTGTGAACTCGTAGACGGAGATATTTCTGCTGAAGTACTTTCTACTACGTATGAGGAAATGATCAAAGAAGGGGATGAACTGGCAGCAATCCACCCGAACATTGTGGTAAAAATTCCAATGATCAAAGACGGTATTAAAGCGTTAAAATATTTTTCAGACAAAGGAATCAGAACTAACTGTACTCTTATTTTCTCTGCAGGACAAGCTTTGTTGGCAGCGAAAGCAGGGGCAACGTATGTTTCACCTTTCTTAGGAAGATTAGATGACATTTCTACTGACGGATTAAACCTTATTCAGGAGATCAGATTAATTTTTGACAACTATATGTATGAGACTGAGATCCTGGCGGCTTCTATCCGTCACCAAATGCATATTATTGACTGTGCTAAAATTGGTGCTGATGTTATTACATCTCCACTTCCTCCAATCTTGAGCTTATTAAAACATCCTTTAACAGACAGCGGATTGGCTCAATTTATTGCAGATTCTCAGAAGCTAGCTTAA
- a CDS encoding serine hydrolase domain-containing protein, producing MKRNLIFFTFFFFVTVFSQTLHFTKEKLDQLNHFNQENKSRAFMIYKDGKLINETYFGTKILNKQPFDENSNWYWASAGKSLTAVLIGIAQQEHLLNINDSVSKYLGKWTSLKKEDEDKITIKYLLTMTSGLDYTKDQNCQSNNCFVYKNAAGSFWYYDTPAYSQLAKVIEKVTHQSMDQYTAEKLSDVGISGKWIQYDNGLVFSSTAKSFLQFGKLVLNKGKLNGKTGYTYDDYFQQMTNTSQQYNSSYGYLWWLNGKSTSKVPGMEMSFDQSLVPDAPKDMFCALGKNGQILDIIPGQNLIILRMGENPSAFQNVILFHRDLWREILK from the coding sequence ATGAAACGAAATTTAATTTTCTTTACATTCTTTTTCTTTGTTACCGTATTTTCTCAAACCCTTCATTTTACAAAGGAAAAATTAGATCAGCTCAATCATTTCAACCAGGAAAATAAGAGCCGGGCTTTTATGATCTATAAAGACGGAAAGCTGATCAATGAGACCTATTTTGGTACAAAAATCCTGAACAAACAGCCTTTTGATGAAAATTCCAACTGGTATTGGGCTTCGGCAGGAAAATCTCTGACGGCGGTGTTAATTGGTATTGCACAACAGGAACATTTACTTAACATCAATGATTCCGTCTCAAAATATTTAGGAAAATGGACCTCTTTAAAAAAAGAAGATGAGGACAAGATCACCATCAAATATCTTCTTACCATGACTTCAGGACTGGATTATACCAAAGATCAAAATTGTCAGTCAAACAACTGTTTTGTCTATAAAAATGCTGCAGGAAGCTTTTGGTATTATGATACTCCGGCTTATTCTCAATTGGCGAAAGTGATAGAAAAAGTAACTCATCAAAGTATGGATCAGTATACAGCCGAAAAGCTTTCTGACGTGGGGATATCAGGAAAATGGATACAGTATGACAATGGACTTGTTTTCTCAAGTACTGCAAAAAGTTTTCTCCAGTTTGGAAAATTGGTTTTAAACAAAGGAAAACTTAATGGAAAAACGGGTTACACCTACGATGATTATTTCCAGCAAATGACCAATACGTCACAACAGTATAATTCTTCTTACGGGTATTTGTGGTGGTTAAACGGAAAAAGCACGTCAAAAGTTCCGGGAATGGAAATGTCTTTTGACCAATCCTTAGTTCCTGATGCACCGAAAGATATGTTTTGCGCTTTAGGAAAAAACGGGCAGATTTTGGATATTATTCCAGGTCAGAACCTTATTATTCTCAGAATGGGAGAAAATCCTTCTGCCTTTCAGAATGTTATTTTATTTCACAGAGACCTTTGGCGTGAAATTTTGAAATAA
- a CDS encoding GLPGLI family protein has translation MKKTVFLFFLLSGVFFYAQNQRFTYEYKYSIDSTAKDKPETEMMLLHISSKGSKFYSKDYFESDSLMRESFKQQAKGGNTDINLSGIKFKGKVRYSIEKAYPDYSVNFFTTLASDEYMVEDSRTQNWKILSEKEKTGNFMTQKATCDFAGRKWTAWFTTDLPIPDGPYKFHGLPGLIVKIEDASHTHSFELKGIKKLPDTYDWKSTKDKERYNPLISINETKYKKVYKDFLKDPMKSERQMMAQGVIMEVRDNSGKIVDPEKSRRDQEKRMKDNIKRQNNILEFDLLQ, from the coding sequence ATGAAGAAAACAGTTTTCTTGTTTTTCCTGCTGTCAGGAGTGTTTTTTTATGCGCAGAATCAGCGTTTTACTTATGAGTACAAATACAGTATTGACTCTACAGCCAAAGACAAACCAGAAACAGAAATGATGCTTTTGCATATCTCTTCCAAAGGGTCGAAATTTTACAGTAAAGATTATTTCGAATCGGATTCATTGATGAGAGAATCCTTTAAACAGCAGGCGAAAGGCGGAAATACAGATATTAATCTTTCAGGCATTAAATTTAAAGGTAAAGTAAGATACAGTATTGAAAAGGCTTATCCTGATTACTCAGTGAATTTTTTCACGACCCTTGCTTCCGATGAATATATGGTAGAGGACAGCAGAACCCAAAACTGGAAAATCCTTTCAGAAAAAGAAAAAACAGGCAATTTTATGACCCAGAAAGCCACCTGTGACTTTGCAGGTAGAAAATGGACCGCCTGGTTTACAACAGATCTTCCGATTCCGGACGGACCTTATAAATTTCATGGATTACCGGGATTAATTGTAAAGATTGAAGATGCTTCCCACACTCATTCTTTTGAGTTAAAAGGAATTAAAAAGCTTCCGGATACCTACGACTGGAAGAGTACCAAAGATAAAGAAAGGTATAATCCTCTGATCTCCATTAATGAAACGAAGTACAAAAAGGTTTATAAAGATTTCCTCAAAGACCCTATGAAAAGCGAAAGACAGATGATGGCTCAGGGCGTAATTATGGAAGTAAGAGATAATTCAGGGAAAATTGTAGATCCGGAAAAGTCGAGACGGGATCAGGAAAAAAGAATGAAGGATAATATCAAAAGGCAGAATAATATCCTCGAATTTGATTTGTTACAGTAA
- a CDS encoding sugar O-acetyltransferase, which translates to MTEKEKCAAGLLYDANYDKQLISERIACKDLCLEYNQLKNSDAGNRNKLIRKIIGSTKENICIEPSFWCDYGYNIEIGEDFYANHNLIILDCAKVRFGNHVFIGPNCSFYTAGHPLDAEQRNKGLEYARPITIGDNVWLGGNVVVLPGVSIGNNTVIGAGSVVTKDIPDHVVAVGNPCKVIKSIEHNHNQNI; encoded by the coding sequence ATGACTGAAAAGGAAAAATGTGCTGCCGGACTTTTGTACGATGCCAATTATGACAAACAACTCATCAGTGAACGTATCGCGTGCAAAGATCTGTGCCTGGAGTATAATCAGTTGAAAAATTCTGATGCCGGAAACAGAAATAAGCTGATCAGAAAGATCATCGGAAGTACCAAAGAAAACATCTGTATAGAGCCTTCTTTCTGGTGTGATTACGGGTATAATATTGAAATCGGGGAAGACTTTTATGCTAATCATAATCTTATCATATTAGACTGTGCTAAAGTCAGGTTCGGGAACCATGTTTTTATAGGGCCCAACTGTAGTTTTTATACTGCAGGACATCCGCTGGATGCAGAGCAGAGAAATAAAGGTCTTGAATATGCCCGCCCGATTACGATAGGAGATAATGTCTGGCTGGGAGGAAATGTCGTGGTTCTGCCTGGAGTTTCCATTGGAAATAATACGGTGATAGGAGCGGGAAGTGTTGTCACCAAAGACATTCCTGATCATGTTGTTGCAGTAGGAAATCCATGTAAGGTTATTAAAAGTATTGAACACAACCACAACCAAAATATATAA
- a CDS encoding GLPGLI family protein encodes MKTKILFFLLLGIITGAQTNRFFYEYKFIPDSNNKEEVKKEMMLLDIDKKGSAYYSHDKFVSDSTSKAELEKQINSGSGSISVNRRDRPGQVSYKVTKSYPDFKTYLFTSISTDKYKVQEDKKPEWKILPDKQKIGEYNTQKAITSYGGREWTAWFSSEIPFQDGPYKFYGLPGLIVKIEDGTGSHIMTLIGNKTIQNGAEEKETQLPDNVRILGMGGKELEITKEQYRKVWKAYVNDPTKNMREMMMKNGGDSNTKVAFKMKTADGKELSDPNQVFKEMEKRTKETLQKNNNPIEPDLLK; translated from the coding sequence ATGAAAACCAAAATTTTATTTTTTTTGCTTCTGGGAATAATAACAGGAGCCCAGACCAACAGATTTTTTTACGAATACAAATTCATCCCCGATTCCAACAATAAAGAGGAGGTAAAGAAGGAGATGATGCTTCTGGATATTGATAAAAAAGGATCGGCTTATTACAGCCATGATAAATTTGTCTCCGATTCCACTTCAAAAGCAGAGCTGGAGAAACAGATCAATTCCGGCAGCGGAAGTATCAGTGTCAACAGAAGAGACAGACCCGGCCAGGTTTCTTATAAAGTAACCAAAAGCTATCCGGATTTTAAGACTTATCTTTTCACAAGTATCAGCACAGATAAGTATAAAGTACAGGAAGATAAAAAACCGGAATGGAAAATCCTTCCCGACAAACAGAAAATAGGGGAATACAATACCCAAAAAGCAATAACAAGCTACGGCGGAAGAGAATGGACAGCCTGGTTTTCATCAGAGATTCCTTTTCAGGACGGCCCGTATAAATTCTATGGACTTCCCGGGCTGATTGTAAAAATAGAGGATGGAACAGGTTCACACATCATGACTTTGATAGGAAATAAAACAATACAGAACGGTGCAGAGGAAAAAGAAACTCAGCTTCCGGACAATGTGAGAATATTGGGAATGGGCGGAAAAGAACTGGAGATCACAAAAGAGCAGTACAGAAAAGTATGGAAAGCTTACGTAAATGATCCTACCAAGAATATGAGAGAAATGATGATGAAAAATGGGGGAGACTCCAATACAAAGGTGGCATTTAAAATGAAAACAGCAGATGGAAAAGAACTTTCAGATCCCAATCAGGTTTTCAAAGAAATGGAGAAAAGGACTAAGGAAACGCTTCAGAAAAATAATAATCCGATAGAACCGGATTTACTGAAATAG
- a CDS encoding M56 family metallopeptidase, protein METVLLYLGKVIVSSGVMFLYYQLSLKDKTFHHYNRFYLLFAMVISLLLPLISVSDFTIEVNNDMYMLLDKIQNFNTEKNIDNGHIYFRIIFSALGLVSFYFLGKLIFGILKIQRLKKQFQKESFDGINFYRTDLTEAPFSYFRNLFWKNTITLNSDVGEQILKHEMVHIEQKHSFDKIFIEIITSVFWFNPFFHIIKKEISLIHEYLADKKAVKQSDTKAFAQMLLASHFSGTQLPATSPFLSSNLKKRLKMLQKPKTKFGYARRIFALPVLFSVAFAYMVNAKNKEIKETNIAIEEAVSQIKKDTIRPQKTEITEPKLFNESGSKKEITELGKKIEEKSRVLKTLKPESKEFQQKLDELGELSGELGKITSSDDFRKALNFSQAETKKINEFFNSDEWKNKTKTIESLGIEMPDLSNLSMNFPDAPPSPPTPPNAYGVRVLRFNDNSDQNWKPETEKEARKARKKAEKARAEAIKLGEKARKMGEEARIQGEAARIAGEKARIEAMKAGDMGRFQGEVARVAGEKARIVGERARLEGEKARIAGEKIRVEVEKRFSGGAKGNFYFLKSTNSNTSGSVNRTLELEGDYIKVDGKGSIAMNGVKKIKVNNWEDTAIFLDGKEISKAEFDALKPEKIASVTINKESGANASRGEIRIQTKK, encoded by the coding sequence ATGGAAACTGTACTTTTATACTTGGGAAAAGTAATTGTAAGCTCTGGTGTAATGTTTTTGTATTATCAGTTGTCTTTAAAAGACAAGACATTTCATCATTATAACAGATTTTATCTGCTGTTTGCAATGGTAATATCACTGCTGTTGCCTCTGATCAGTGTAAGTGATTTTACCATAGAAGTGAATAATGATATGTATATGCTTCTTGACAAAATACAGAATTTTAATACAGAAAAAAACATAGACAATGGCCACATTTATTTTAGAATTATTTTTTCAGCTTTGGGACTGGTTTCTTTCTATTTTCTAGGAAAGCTGATTTTCGGAATCCTGAAGATCCAAAGACTTAAAAAGCAGTTTCAAAAAGAAAGTTTTGACGGTATCAATTTTTACCGTACCGACTTGACCGAAGCCCCGTTTTCATACTTTAGAAATCTTTTCTGGAAGAACACCATCACCCTGAATTCCGATGTTGGAGAACAGATTTTAAAACATGAAATGGTTCACATTGAGCAGAAACACTCTTTCGATAAAATTTTTATTGAGATCATTACCTCTGTTTTCTGGTTCAATCCATTTTTTCATATCATTAAAAAAGAGATCAGCCTGATCCACGAATACCTGGCGGATAAAAAAGCCGTCAAACAATCGGACACCAAAGCATTTGCGCAGATGCTTTTAGCAAGCCACTTTTCCGGAACACAGTTGCCTGCCACCAGTCCGTTTCTAAGTTCAAATCTAAAAAAACGACTCAAAATGTTACAAAAACCAAAAACCAAATTCGGATATGCGCGAAGAATTTTTGCATTGCCGGTTTTATTTTCAGTAGCCTTTGCCTATATGGTAAATGCCAAGAATAAAGAAATTAAAGAAACCAATATAGCTATTGAAGAAGCTGTTTCTCAGATTAAAAAGGATACAATAAGACCTCAAAAAACAGAAATTACAGAACCTAAGCTTTTTAATGAATCTGGGAGCAAGAAAGAAATCACAGAGCTTGGAAAGAAAATTGAAGAAAAAAGCAGAGTTTTAAAAACCCTGAAGCCGGAAAGTAAAGAATTTCAACAGAAGCTTGATGAACTTGGTGAACTTTCGGGAGAACTAGGAAAAATCACCAGTTCTGATGATTTTAGAAAGGCATTAAACTTTTCTCAGGCAGAAACGAAAAAAATTAATGAATTTTTCAATTCTGACGAATGGAAAAATAAAACAAAAACCATTGAAAGTCTGGGTATAGAAATGCCCGATCTATCCAATTTAAGTATGAATTTTCCAGATGCTCCGCCATCACCTCCTACACCGCCAAATGCTTATGGAGTAAGAGTATTGCGATTTAATGATAACAGTGATCAGAACTGGAAGCCGGAAACTGAAAAAGAAGCCAGAAAAGCCAGAAAAAAAGCAGAGAAGGCAAGAGCTGAAGCCATAAAATTAGGTGAAAAGGCCAGGAAAATGGGTGAAGAAGCAAGAATCCAGGGCGAGGCAGCTAGAATAGCAGGAGAAAAAGCACGGATTGAGGCCATGAAAGCAGGCGATATGGGAAGATTTCAGGGAGAAGTTGCAAGAGTGGCCGGAGAAAAAGCCCGAATAGTAGGGGAAAGAGCAAGGCTTGAAGGTGAAAAAGCCAGAATAGCTGGGGAAAAAATTAGAGTAGAAGTAGAGAAAAGGTTTTCCGGAGGAGCTAAAGGAAATTTTTATTTCCTCAAAAGCACGAATAGCAATACATCTGGTTCAGTAAACAGAACCTTGGAGCTGGAAGGAGATTACATTAAAGTAGATGGTAAAGGAAGTATCGCCATGAATGGTGTAAAGAAGATTAAAGTGAATAACTGGGAAGACACCGCTATTTTTCTGGATGGAAAAGAGATCAGCAAAGCCGAATTCGATGCACTGAAACCTGAAAAAATTGCCAGTGTTACCATTAATAAAGAAAGTGGAGCAAATGCCAGTCGCGGAGAAATAAGAATTCAGACAAAGAAATAA
- a CDS encoding BlaI/MecI/CopY family transcriptional regulator: MKIQNLTKAEEQVMQYLWKLEKGFLKDVLDLFPEPKPHTNTVSTILKVLKDKEFVDYNVYGRQHEYFPLVTKEQYSGKTMKSLVKNYFKGSYKSAVSFLVEKNEMTVEDLEMLLNELKKKN, encoded by the coding sequence ATGAAAATTCAGAATTTGACAAAAGCAGAAGAACAGGTGATGCAGTATTTATGGAAACTGGAAAAAGGCTTCCTGAAAGATGTTCTGGATCTTTTTCCGGAACCGAAACCCCATACCAATACGGTTTCTACAATTTTGAAAGTATTGAAAGACAAAGAATTTGTAGACTATAATGTATATGGAAGACAGCATGAATATTTCCCATTGGTGACCAAAGAACAATATTCCGGGAAAACAATGAAAAGTCTTGTGAAAAATTATTTTAAAGGTTCCTATAAAAGTGCCGTTTCTTTCCTTGTTGAAAAAAATGAAATGACCGTAGAAGACCTTGAAATGCTTCTGAACGAACTCAAAAAGAAAAATTAA
- a CDS encoding GNAT family N-acetyltransferase produces the protein MNYTIKKAGIEDLNEAAELFNLYRIFYRQESDVEKGKIFLKERFLNNESDLFLAIVEGKAVGFVQLYKLFHYARLQKQWLLSDLFVHPDYRGKGISVGLIDRSKQWCEETDACGLMLETEKTNDIGNSLYPRCGFEYDGLHNYYHWWK, from the coding sequence ATGAATTACACAATCAAAAAAGCAGGTATTGAAGACCTTAATGAAGCAGCGGAGCTTTTCAATCTTTATCGAATTTTTTATCGCCAGGAATCTGACGTAGAAAAAGGAAAAATATTTTTAAAAGAAAGATTTCTGAATAATGAATCAGATCTATTTCTTGCGATTGTTGAGGGAAAAGCAGTCGGTTTTGTTCAGTTATATAAACTGTTCCATTATGCCAGACTTCAGAAACAATGGCTTTTAAGCGATCTCTTTGTGCATCCGGATTATAGAGGAAAAGGAATTTCGGTGGGACTCATAGACAGAAGCAAGCAGTGGTGTGAAGAAACGGATGCCTGTGGACTGATGCTTGAAACAGAAAAAACGAACGATATTGGAAATTCCCTTTACCCTCGTTGTGGATTTGAGTATGACGGACTTCACAATTATTATCATTGGTGGAAATAG
- a CDS encoding PLP-dependent aminotransferase family protein — protein sequence MFPFEHIITINKESSTAVYRQIAVSIINAVRNGVLKPGSHLPGTRELAKTLRIHRKTVTAAYDELHAQDWIIIVPRKYTAISDQIPLLKSQEWDSADATPSYEKSFNLPFRSIDEKIEKSYINGLPELIIDDGHPDVRLSPIDELLKTYRSFTSKRHSIKNANIGTEQGTLALRSELAPYLSETRGLNINTENLLITHGAQMSIYLTAQLLLGPDSTVIVGVPNYPVANATFKQTGATIIEVSVDENGIDTEAIEAVCRERKINVVYVIPHHHYPTTTTLSPARRMKLLELSQQYSFAIMEDDYDYDYHYTSSPYLPLASSHHNGHVIYIGSFSKILDPSLRIGFMVAPSNFIDQCTALRKIIDVGGDGYMQNALALLIREGELKRHLKKAKKIYHQRRNFLDFLLQDRLSTYISYVLPSGGMAIWIRLLPEYSVKHLMEIPQLKILRTDEELNAFRFGFASMDEKELETTVDFLKSVLDSL from the coding sequence ATGTTTCCCTTTGAACACATTATTACTATTAATAAAGAAAGCAGTACTGCAGTATACAGACAGATTGCGGTCTCCATTATCAATGCGGTCAGAAATGGAGTATTAAAACCTGGTTCTCATCTTCCCGGAACCCGTGAACTGGCAAAAACATTAAGAATACATCGTAAAACGGTCACCGCAGCCTATGATGAATTGCATGCCCAGGACTGGATCATCATTGTTCCAAGAAAATATACTGCGATATCTGACCAGATTCCTCTGTTAAAGTCTCAGGAATGGGATTCTGCAGATGCTACCCCGTCTTATGAAAAGAGTTTTAATCTTCCTTTTAGAAGTATTGATGAAAAAATAGAAAAATCATATATCAATGGCTTACCTGAACTCATCATTGATGATGGACATCCGGATGTAAGGCTTTCCCCAATTGATGAACTCCTGAAAACCTACCGATCCTTCACTTCCAAAAGACATTCCATCAAAAATGCGAATATCGGGACGGAACAAGGTACTTTAGCCCTGAGAAGCGAGTTGGCTCCCTACCTTTCTGAAACAAGAGGTTTGAATATCAATACAGAAAATCTTCTGATCACTCATGGTGCGCAAATGAGTATTTATCTCACTGCACAACTTCTTCTGGGCCCGGATTCTACGGTTATTGTAGGAGTACCCAATTATCCCGTTGCCAATGCGACATTTAAGCAGACAGGAGCAACAATTATAGAAGTATCAGTAGATGAGAACGGCATTGATACAGAAGCCATTGAGGCAGTATGCAGAGAGAGAAAAATCAATGTTGTCTATGTCATTCCCCATCATCATTATCCTACGACCACCACACTCAGTCCTGCCAGAAGAATGAAGTTGCTGGAATTATCCCAACAGTATTCTTTTGCTATTATGGAGGATGATTACGACTATGATTATCATTATACTTCTTCACCTTATCTTCCTTTAGCAAGCAGCCACCACAATGGCCATGTGATTTACATAGGATCTTTTTCCAAAATTTTAGACCCTTCTCTCAGGATTGGTTTCATGGTTGCTCCAAGCAATTTTATTGACCAATGTACAGCATTAAGAAAAATAATTGACGTAGGCGGTGACGGGTATATGCAGAATGCTTTAGCGCTTCTGATCAGGGAAGGAGAACTTAAAAGGCATCTTAAAAAAGCAAAAAAAATATATCATCAGCGAAGAAATTTTCTTGATTTTTTATTACAGGACAGATTAAGCACCTACATTTCTTATGTTCTGCCGTCCGGTGGAATGGCTATCTGGATCAGATTATTACCGGAATATTCTGTAAAACATTTGATGGAAATTCCTCAACTGAAAATTTTGCGTACCGACGAGGAACTGAATGCTTTTCGCTTCGGTTTTGCTTCAATGGATGAAAAAGAGCTGGAAACAACAGTAGATTTTTTAAAATCAGTTCTGGATTCTTTATAA
- a CDS encoding Ada metal-binding domain-containing protein produces MERHIEISDSVLRSKIRSGKINFGGNKKLKIYGLLNCFSGKSMKRENRVFFISENEALENKYRPCGHCLKKEYKIWKKEYTQE; encoded by the coding sequence ATGGAAAGACATATTGAAATAAGTGATTCTGTTTTAAGGAGCAAAATCAGAAGTGGAAAAATCAATTTCGGAGGGAATAAAAAATTGAAAATTTACGGCCTTCTCAACTGTTTCTCCGGCAAAAGTATGAAAAGAGAAAACAGAGTCTTCTTTATATCAGAAAACGAAGCACTGGAAAATAAGTACCGCCCCTGCGGACACTGCTTGAAAAAAGAATATAAAATCTGGAAAAAAGAATACACACAAGAATGA
- a CDS encoding bacteriocin-like protein — protein sequence MFTKKKLTMRNLKKLSRIELRSVNGGIVNCANIPPKDCPCNPHTSYKCNGKCIPLGMACGTYPEI from the coding sequence ATGTTCACTAAAAAAAAATTAACTATGAGAAACTTGAAAAAACTTTCACGAATTGAATTAAGATCCGTCAACGGAGGAATTGTAAACTGTGCAAATATTCCACCTAAGGACTGTCCTTGTAATCCGCACACTTCCTATAAATGCAATGGAAAGTGTATTCCTCTTGGTATGGCCTGCGGGACTTACCCTGAAATATAG
- a CDS encoding GLPGLI family protein: MNKYIFLPFILFFEIVCAQKQIHIQYLNVRSPIANVKEDLYSNGKNVISKQDGNFIWTDPEFSKKRKGLDFYFISNIDGTQNDRDFFFNSFVKDNAEDYYFVHDKVPHIEWKIDENSTKKILDYECTKATAVFRGSSITAYFTKEIPYPIGPFKFFGLPGAILDVRVNNKNYDLWKAVKVDLNNNVKINYQPEFSAYKKMNMKDFIILKDEANRNYGKDVVVPAGTTVKSLGGRFGVEKTFEWEIPPTQ, from the coding sequence ATGAACAAGTATATTTTTCTTCCTTTTATTCTATTTTTCGAAATTGTATGTGCTCAAAAACAAATTCACATCCAATATCTTAATGTACGATCACCTATTGCCAATGTCAAGGAAGATTTGTATAGTAATGGTAAAAATGTAATTTCGAAACAGGACGGTAATTTCATATGGACTGATCCTGAATTTAGTAAAAAAAGGAAAGGGTTAGACTTCTACTTTATTTCCAATATTGATGGTACTCAAAATGACAGAGATTTTTTCTTTAACTCCTTCGTAAAAGATAATGCTGAGGATTATTATTTTGTTCATGATAAAGTTCCTCATATTGAATGGAAAATAGACGAAAACAGCACGAAAAAAATACTTGATTACGAATGTACAAAAGCAACTGCTGTTTTCAGAGGTTCTTCTATAACTGCCTATTTTACTAAAGAAATTCCTTATCCAATAGGTCCTTTTAAATTTTTTGGTCTGCCCGGAGCAATCCTTGATGTCAGAGTAAATAATAAAAACTACGACTTATGGAAGGCTGTTAAAGTTGATTTGAATAATAATGTAAAGATCAATTATCAGCCTGAATTTTCAGCTTACAAAAAAATGAATATGAAAGATTTTATAATCTTAAAAGATGAAGCTAATCGTAATTATGGTAAAGATGTAGTCGTCCCAGCAGGTACGACAGTAAAGTCATTGGGAGGAAGGTTTGGGGTAGAAAAAACTTTTGAGTGGGAAATACCACCTACCCAATAA
- a CDS encoding L-threonylcarbamoyladenylate synthase, producing the protein MAKILKIYPDNPQENLVNEVIKTLKNGGLIIYPSDTIYALGCNIFDIKAMEKLAQIKKVKLEKSKFSIICNDLSHLSDFTRPIDTSVFRFLKSHLPGPFTFILDANKSLPLAYKNHKTIGIRVPDHSIPQLIVEKLGHPIASTSIKDDDEIIEYSTDPELIAEKYDHLVDIVIDSGYGDNIASTIVDLTSGEPEIIRQGKGII; encoded by the coding sequence ATGGCAAAAATACTGAAAATTTACCCTGACAACCCTCAGGAAAATCTTGTGAATGAGGTTATTAAAACCTTAAAAAACGGCGGATTGATTATCTATCCTTCCGATACAATCTATGCCCTGGGATGTAATATTTTCGATATAAAAGCCATGGAAAAGCTGGCACAGATAAAAAAAGTCAAGCTGGAAAAATCTAAATTCTCGATTATCTGTAACGATCTCAGCCATCTTTCGGATTTTACAAGACCTATTGACACTTCGGTATTCAGATTTCTGAAAAGTCATCTTCCGGGACCTTTTACTTTTATTCTCGATGCCAATAAAAGCCTTCCTTTGGCCTATAAAAATCATAAAACAATTGGTATCCGTGTTCCGGACCACTCTATTCCACAACTTATCGTGGAAAAACTGGGGCACCCGATTGCTTCAACTTCTATTAAAGATGATGATGAAATCATTGAATATTCTACAGATCCGGAGCTGATCGCAGAGAAATATGATCATCTGGTAGATATCGTGATCGATTCCGGATACGGAGATAATATAGCCTCTACCATTGTAGACCTGACTTCCGGAGAACCGGAGATCATCCGTCAGGGAAAAGGAATTATTTAA